One Tolypothrix bouteillei VB521301 DNA window includes the following coding sequences:
- a CDS encoding TonB-dependent siderophore receptor, protein MKTIELLGLLTLTSTTLTVLVESAPARAVSNGVQGVSLESKKHTHAIEEKISSFSGLKPAVTNASLLLQNSNDTTVVQVTGVKINPTSTGVEIVLETPTGTLQQPFTKTEGNTFIANLPNAVLALEDPQDLRVKNPTQGIKVITVTQINTSTIQISVTGETALPEAQVTANANGLLFNLTLSPGKPDIELDVMGNPSGYNAPDFATVNKTGTPLRDLPFSVQVVPQQVIQDQQALTVYEAVRNVSGFALSGRGGARNEFSLLTRGFTADQFRDGLNEGNNANRVYTEFSNIERVEILKGPSAVLYGQAEPGGIVNLVSKKPLSMPYYAADFIAGNYDFYRANLDLSGPLDRTIDSRYRLNLAYENSGSFRSGVESERFFVAPKISFNIAPNTTLSLFYEYLEDSRPVDFGLVAVGNRVADIPISRFLGDPNRKNDVYQQRGYVFLDHRFSENWSLNSVFRTTTSDQYFSAIQARGNNALQRDNRTLNLQLQDSEQFFSTNTFQTNIIGKFSTGSIGHTTLIGFDYGNEARDVDTDNATAGSIDIFNPVYRFPISRRTRTIDRNEETNLFGVYLQDEIALANNFKFLLGGRFDFVDFDLQDNLLRRKTSTYSEAFSPRLGIVYQPTQLISLYANYSRSFVPQSGSTFEGESFKPERGTQYEVGVKADWLNGRLTSNIAFYQITKTNVLTVDPQRPNFSLQTGEQRSRGVELNLIGEILPGWNAIASYAYTDAILTEDNTFPEGNSLASVPRNSFSFWTTYQLLKGDLQGLGFGAGVFFASSRPGDLNNSFTLSDYARVDAAIYYKKENVRVALNIKNLFDIQYFESAQSRTQIFPGAPFTVLGTLSLEF, encoded by the coding sequence TTGAAGACAATTGAGTTACTTGGGTTATTAACCCTTACGAGCACTACGCTGACAGTACTTGTAGAGTCAGCACCAGCTCGAGCCGTATCAAATGGGGTACAAGGTGTATCATTAGAATCGAAAAAACACACGCACGCGATTGAGGAAAAAATTTCTAGCTTTAGTGGCTTAAAGCCCGCAGTTACAAACGCTTCTCTATTGCTTCAAAACTCGAACGATACAACTGTTGTACAAGTGACAGGAGTTAAGATTAACCCAACCTCCACTGGTGTTGAAATTGTATTGGAAACACCAACAGGAACATTACAACAGCCTTTTACAAAAACTGAAGGTAATACTTTCATAGCTAATCTTCCCAATGCTGTTTTAGCGCTAGAAGATCCTCAAGACCTTCGAGTAAAGAACCCTACACAGGGTATAAAAGTTATTACTGTTACCCAAATCAATACTTCCACTATCCAAATCAGCGTGACCGGAGAAACTGCTTTACCAGAAGCACAAGTTACTGCAAATGCTAATGGATTGCTATTCAACTTAACTCTTTCTCCAGGAAAGCCCGATATTGAATTAGATGTCATGGGAAATCCGTCAGGTTACAATGCTCCTGACTTTGCCACCGTTAACAAAACAGGAACTCCATTACGGGACCTTCCTTTTTCAGTGCAGGTTGTTCCACAGCAAGTGATTCAAGACCAACAAGCCTTGACTGTTTATGAAGCCGTTCGGAATGTGAGTGGATTTGCTCTCTCTGGTAGGGGAGGCGCACGCAATGAATTTTCCCTTTTAACTCGGGGTTTCACAGCTGACCAGTTTCGAGATGGATTGAATGAAGGGAACAACGCCAATCGAGTTTATACAGAATTTTCCAATATTGAGCGCGTCGAAATTCTCAAAGGTCCATCTGCTGTACTGTACGGACAGGCGGAACCAGGGGGAATTGTCAATTTAGTAAGTAAAAAACCCCTTTCCATGCCTTATTATGCAGCAGATTTTATTGCAGGAAATTATGATTTTTATCGAGCCAATCTTGACTTATCCGGACCTCTCGATCGCACCATTGATTCTCGGTATCGTTTAAACCTTGCTTATGAGAATAGTGGGAGTTTTCGCTCTGGAGTGGAATCAGAACGCTTCTTTGTTGCACCCAAAATTTCTTTTAATATTGCTCCAAACACAACACTCAGTCTCTTTTATGAATATTTAGAAGATAGCCGTCCTGTTGATTTCGGCTTGGTCGCTGTTGGCAATCGTGTAGCAGATATTCCTATCAGTCGCTTCCTTGGCGATCCCAATCGCAAAAATGATGTTTATCAGCAAAGGGGTTATGTATTTCTAGACCATCGCTTTAGTGAAAATTGGTCTTTGAATAGTGTTTTTCGGACGACAACAAGCGATCAATATTTCTCTGCCATTCAAGCACGAGGTAATAATGCCTTACAAAGAGATAATCGAACATTAAACTTGCAATTACAAGATAGCGAGCAGTTCTTTAGTACAAATACCTTTCAAACAAACATAATTGGTAAATTTTCGACAGGATCGATCGGACATACAACACTTATAGGGTTTGACTATGGTAATGAAGCTAGAGATGTTGACACAGACAATGCAACAGCAGGTTCGATCGATATTTTTAACCCTGTCTACCGCTTTCCTATTAGTCGAAGAACAAGAACCATAGATCGCAATGAAGAGACAAACCTTTTTGGGGTTTATTTACAAGATGAGATAGCTTTAGCTAATAACTTTAAATTCTTATTGGGTGGGCGCTTTGATTTTGTAGATTTCGATCTTCAGGACAATCTCCTTAGGAGAAAAACAAGCACCTACAGCGAAGCATTTAGCCCCAGGCTCGGCATAGTTTATCAGCCAACTCAACTCATTTCACTATATGCTAATTACAGCCGCTCCTTTGTCCCCCAATCTGGTAGCACTTTTGAAGGGGAATCATTTAAACCAGAACGAGGAACACAATATGAAGTCGGAGTCAAAGCAGATTGGCTTAATGGTCGCCTGACTTCCAATATTGCCTTTTATCAAATTACCAAAACAAATGTATTAACAGTCGATCCCCAACGTCCAAACTTCTCGCTCCAGACAGGAGAACAACGCAGTCGCGGTGTAGAGTTAAATTTAATAGGTGAGATTTTGCCCGGATGGAATGCGATTGCATCTTATGCATACACCGATGCTATCCTCACAGAGGATAACACTTTTCCTGAAGGAAACAGTCTTGCAAGTGTTCCGCGAAACAGCTTTAGTTTCTGGACAACCTATCAGCTCCTAAAAGGAGATTTGCAAGGATTGGGTTTTGGTGCTGGCGTGTTTTTTGCCAGCTCCCGCCCTGGCGATCTAAACAACAGCTTTACGTTGTCTGATTATGCTCGCGTTGACGCTGCTATTTACTATAAGAAGGAGAATGTGAGAGTAGCACTCAATATCAAGAATTTATTTGACATTCAATACTTTGAATCTGCTCAAAGTAGAACGCAAATCTTTCCTGGCGCACCGTTTACTGTTTTAGGAACTCTTTCCCTAGAGTTTTAG
- a CDS encoding tautomerase family protein produces MVQTKIYGLRERLNPIKSQLSDIIHSCVMDALQYPSDKRAHRFFPLDASDFFYPAGRTDRYTIIEFSMIEGRSVETKKQLIRLLFERVQVLGISTQDLEMTIFETPKHNWGFRGLPGDEHQLNYKIEV; encoded by the coding sequence ATGGTACAAACTAAAATTTACGGATTAAGAGAGCGACTTAACCCAATCAAATCGCAACTCTCTGATATCATTCATTCTTGTGTCATGGATGCGCTTCAGTATCCCTCCGATAAACGCGCACATCGATTTTTCCCACTTGACGCTTCAGATTTTTTCTACCCCGCAGGTCGTACCGATCGGTATACCATTATTGAATTCAGTATGATTGAGGGACGGAGTGTTGAGACAAAGAAGCAATTAATTCGTCTATTGTTTGAGCGAGTTCAGGTACTTGGAATCTCAACACAAGATTTAGAGATGACTATTTTTGAGACACCAAAGCATAATTGGGGCTTTCGAGGTTTACCCGGAGATGAGCATCAATTGAACTACAAAATTGAGGTGTAA
- a CDS encoding heavy metal translocating P-type ATPase, with the protein MENAILKLRGMSCASCARSVEKAISSVSGVDECIVNFGAEQATIEYDPEKTDLQVIQNAVAEAGYSAYPLQQQSPLAEDDVEKRVRSQEIRVLTRKVAISGILSAVLVIGSIPMMTGLHIPLIPTWLHNPWLQLVVTSPILFWCGASFYVNAWKALKRRAATMDTLVALGTTTAYVYSLFPTFFPNWLTAQGLSPDVYYEAAAVIISLILLGRLLETRAKSQTGEAIRKLIGLQAKTARLIRRGREIDIPIEEVQVGDVLLVRPGEKISVDGQVVEGTSTVDEAMITGESVPIKKQPGDEVIGSTINKTGSFKFQATRVGKDTVLAQIVQLVQQAQGSKAPIQRLADQVTGWFVPVVIAIALLTFIIWFNVTGNLSLALITTVGVLIIACPCALGLATPTSVIVGTGKGAENGILIKSAESLELAHKIQTIVLDKTGTITQGKPTVTDFITVNGTANSHEMKLLQLAASVERYSEHPLADAVVRYAESQEVQLAAVKDLEAIAGSGVQGIVCDHLVQLGTQRWMEELSIPTQALQQDKERLEYLGKTAVWIAVDGQMQGLMGISDAIKPTSGQAVKALQKLGLEVVMLTGDNRRTAESIAREVGINRVFAEVRPDRKAAVIQSLQAERRGRGGERKRAGKDLQLFPVPPQSRSIVAMVGDGINDAPALAQADVGIAIGTGTDVAIAASDITLISGDLLSIVTAIQLSRATINNIRQNLFFAFIYNVAGIPIAAGILFPIFGWLLNPIVAGAAMAFSSVSVVTNALRLRNFRAKLIV; encoded by the coding sequence ATGGAGAATGCTATACTTAAGCTCCGGGGTATGAGTTGTGCCTCTTGTGCCAGAAGTGTTGAAAAAGCTATTAGTTCCGTTTCTGGTGTGGATGAATGCATTGTGAATTTTGGTGCAGAACAGGCAACAATAGAATACGATCCCGAAAAAACAGATTTACAAGTTATTCAAAATGCGGTAGCTGAGGCGGGTTACTCTGCTTATCCCCTACAGCAACAGAGCCCTTTGGCGGAAGATGATGTAGAAAAACGGGTGCGATCGCAAGAAATTCGAGTGTTAACGCGTAAAGTGGCGATCTCGGGTATCCTGAGTGCAGTGCTCGTCATTGGGTCAATACCAATGATGACAGGGCTACATATTCCATTGATTCCTACGTGGCTGCACAATCCCTGGTTGCAGTTGGTTGTAACATCTCCAATACTGTTTTGGTGCGGTGCATCGTTTTACGTCAATGCGTGGAAAGCTTTAAAACGTCGAGCCGCTACAATGGACACACTCGTAGCTTTAGGCACAACCACTGCATACGTTTATTCTCTTTTTCCCACCTTTTTTCCCAATTGGTTGACAGCCCAAGGTCTCAGCCCTGATGTCTACTATGAAGCCGCAGCAGTCATTATTTCACTGATTTTACTGGGAAGACTGTTAGAAACTCGTGCCAAAAGTCAAACCGGAGAAGCTATTCGTAAGTTAATTGGTCTGCAAGCCAAAACAGCACGTTTAATTCGCAGAGGACGCGAAATCGATATTCCAATTGAGGAAGTACAAGTTGGAGATGTTCTATTAGTCCGACCTGGTGAGAAAATCTCCGTAGATGGTCAAGTAGTAGAAGGCACATCCACTGTTGATGAAGCCATGATTACTGGGGAAAGTGTTCCCATTAAAAAACAACCAGGTGATGAAGTCATTGGTAGCACTATCAATAAAACTGGCAGTTTCAAATTTCAAGCCACACGAGTTGGAAAAGATACCGTACTGGCACAGATAGTCCAATTAGTACAGCAGGCTCAAGGTTCTAAAGCCCCAATTCAAAGACTCGCAGACCAAGTGACTGGATGGTTTGTACCTGTGGTGATAGCGATTGCACTGCTGACCTTTATCATTTGGTTTAACGTCACGGGTAACTTGAGCCTAGCACTGATAACAACAGTTGGGGTACTTATTATTGCCTGTCCGTGTGCTTTAGGTTTGGCTACGCCCACATCCGTCATAGTGGGCACTGGGAAAGGTGCGGAAAATGGTATTCTCATTAAAAGTGCCGAAAGTTTGGAACTTGCACACAAAATTCAAACTATCGTACTTGACAAAACTGGAACTATTACCCAAGGTAAACCCACAGTCACGGACTTTATAACGGTAAATGGAACAGCTAACAGTCATGAAATGAAATTGTTGCAACTTGCTGCATCTGTGGAACGTTATTCAGAACATCCCCTTGCAGACGCTGTTGTCAGATATGCCGAATCTCAAGAAGTACAGTTAGCCGCAGTCAAAGATTTGGAAGCAATTGCAGGTAGTGGCGTACAAGGTATAGTCTGTGACCATCTCGTACAACTTGGTACACAACGCTGGATGGAAGAATTGAGCATTCCAACCCAAGCCTTGCAACAAGATAAAGAACGTTTGGAATACTTGGGCAAAACAGCAGTTTGGATTGCAGTTGACGGACAAATGCAAGGATTGATGGGCATTTCAGATGCTATCAAACCCACTTCTGGTCAAGCAGTGAAAGCATTGCAAAAATTAGGTTTAGAAGTTGTGATGCTGACAGGTGACAACCGCCGGACTGCTGAATCTATTGCCCGTGAAGTTGGTATTAACCGTGTTTTCGCTGAAGTGCGTCCCGATCGAAAAGCTGCAGTCATTCAGTCTCTCCAAGCAGAAAGAAGGGGAAGAGGCGGAGAAAGGAAGAGGGCGGGAAAAGATTTACAATTATTCCCCGTTCCGCCACAGTCCCGTTCCATTGTTGCTATGGTTGGTGATGGAATCAACGATGCACCTGCATTAGCTCAAGCCGATGTGGGCATAGCGATCGGTACTGGGACAGATGTTGCAATTGCAGCAAGTGATATTACATTAATATCTGGGGATTTACTCTCAATTGTGACCGCAATTCAACTGAGCCGTGCCACAATTAATAATATTCGTCAAAATCTCTTCTTTGCTTTTATCTATAATGTAGCGGGGATTCCCATCGCTGCAGGAATTCTTTTCCCTATCTTTGGCTGGCTGCTTAACCCTATTGTTGCAGGTGCAGCAATGGCATTTAGTTCGGTGTCCGTTGTTACAAATGCTTTGCGTTTGCGGAATTTTCGAGCAAAACTTATTGTTTGA
- a CDS encoding TOBE domain-containing protein codes for MQVSARNALKATVKKVVEGSVNTEVILEVAPGVEVTAIITKSSAEKLQLTEGKQAYAIIKSSDVMVAID; via the coding sequence ATGCAAGTTAGTGCTCGTAACGCTCTTAAAGCAACTGTTAAGAAAGTTGTTGAAGGATCTGTTAACACTGAGGTCATTCTGGAAGTCGCTCCTGGAGTAGAAGTGACAGCGATTATTACAAAGTCATCAGCAGAGAAACTGCAATTGACTGAAGGTAAGCAAGCATACGCCATTATCAAATCTTCAGATGTCATGGTAGCTATTGATTGA
- a CDS encoding TOBE domain-containing protein: MSAAASLKDTLEEVNDEIEIEIAPGVAVTAIITKTSVEKLGLQEGKQAYAIIKASDVIVSVD; the protein is encoded by the coding sequence ATATCTGCTGCTGCTAGCTTGAAAGATACGCTAGAGGAAGTCAACGATGAGATAGAGATAGAAATTGCACCGGGAGTAGCGGTAACTGCGATTATCACAAAAACTTCAGTAGAGAAGCTAGGACTTCAAGAAGGAAAACAAGCTTACGCTATTATTAAAGCTTCAGATGTGATTGTTTCCGTTGATTAG
- a CDS encoding non-ribosomal peptide synthetase, translating into MSSEEVFVFRASFAQQRLWFLDQLIPGNTIYNVPTAIRLTGLLNCTALQQALQEIVCRHETLRTRFGILEGEAVQLISPSLCVPLSTLNLEQLPTEKREIEAKLIVTSEIECPFDLSQGPLLRVKLLVLSETEHILLLNMHHIICDDWSIGVFIRELGTLYQDIVCNVSTSSLPELPLQYADFACWQREWLHGEGTNGYSPLQTQLEYWRQQLKGVSMLHLPTDRPRETVQSYKGETQFLEISQQLADELQILSQQAGVTLFMTLLAAFQMLLYRYTYQEDIVVGSPIANRNRSEVEGLIGFFVNSLVLRTDLSGNPTFRELLARVREVTLGAYSHQDLPFEKLVEELHPDRNLSHHPLFQVVFGFENAPMSALELPGLVPSFMNIDFKTTRFDLELHLWKCSQDFRSLWGGNWEHSDGIRGVIVFNTDLFKKNTIIRFLKHFKTLLKSLVHHPEQCITEIPILSEAERHQILVEWNNTYIEYPDDKCIHQLFEDWVQKSPDAIALVFGDVETTYRELNQRSNQLAHYLQQRGVGIEVLVGICVERSVDAIVGLLAILKAGGVYVPLDPNYPQERLNFILEDAGVSILLVQENTSKQFMDFSQQIIYLDKDWDKVSQESTDNPKIKIDSACLAYAIYTSGSTGKPKGVAVTHKAVNRLVCNTNYITIKTIDKVAQASTMSFDAATFEIWGALLNGAQLVSIDKQTLLSSREFKRQLQEKEISILFLTTALFQQIARDNPQAFASLRCLLFGGETVDVRWVEKVLKQGSPHQLIHVYGPTEGTTFSSYYNVKEFPETTASLPIGRPIANTQIYILDTRLQPVPIGVSGELYISGDGLARGYLKRPNLTAERFIPNPFKNYDQSRTPKQKNPSSRTPIFKTGDLARYLPDGNIEFLGRIDNQVKIRGFRIELGEIEAVLKQHPGVRDSVAIVREEVRGEKDLVAYIITDNQYIDIANHPKSTVYNSQLHELRQFLKQKLPQYMVPKACIVLESFPLTPNGKVDRNALPAPNQLIFDRDEDYLAPRTPVEEVLADIWNQLLGTENLGVCDNFFELGGHSLLATQLVSRIRDVLNVDVSVRHLFEAPTVAELAKYIETMRWAIAGSDKVTTSEGREEIEF; encoded by the coding sequence ATGTCATCTGAAGAGGTTTTCGTCTTTCGCGCATCTTTCGCCCAACAACGGCTCTGGTTTCTCGACCAGTTGATACCGGGCAATACTATTTATAATGTGCCAACTGCTATTCGTTTGACAGGTTTGCTGAATTGCACTGCTTTGCAGCAGGCTTTGCAGGAAATTGTTTGCCGTCACGAAACTTTACGCACTAGGTTTGGGATACTGGAGGGGGAGGCTGTACAGCTGATTTCACCTTCTTTATGTGTCCCTCTTTCTACACTGAATCTGGAGCAGTTGCCAACAGAGAAACGAGAGATAGAAGCAAAGCTGATTGTCACCTCAGAAATAGAATGCCCTTTTGACTTATCCCAAGGACCCCTACTGCGAGTGAAATTGCTTGTGCTTTCTGAAACGGAGCATATTTTATTGTTGAATATGCACCACATTATTTGTGATGATTGGTCGATTGGAGTATTTATTCGAGAACTGGGAACGCTCTATCAAGACATTGTATGCAATGTTTCTACATCATCTTTGCCGGAACTTCCCCTACAATATGCGGATTTTGCCTGCTGGCAACGGGAATGGTTGCATGGAGAAGGGACAAACGGTTATTCACCACTGCAAACTCAGTTAGAGTACTGGCGACAGCAATTGAAGGGTGTTTCCATGTTGCATCTGCCGACAGATCGACCGAGAGAGACTGTACAATCCTATAAAGGAGAAACGCAATTTTTAGAGATATCGCAGCAGTTGGCTGACGAACTCCAAATTCTTTCACAGCAAGCGGGTGTCACTTTATTTATGACACTTCTGGCTGCATTTCAGATGTTGCTTTACCGCTACACCTATCAAGAAGATATTGTGGTGGGTTCACCAATTGCCAATCGAAACCGCAGTGAAGTTGAAGGGCTTATCGGTTTTTTTGTGAATAGTCTGGTACTTAGAACTGACTTATCTGGAAACCCAACTTTTCGAGAGTTGCTAGCTAGGGTGAGAGAAGTGACACTGGGTGCGTACAGCCACCAAGATTTGCCTTTTGAGAAACTCGTTGAAGAATTGCATCCCGATCGCAACTTAAGCCATCACCCACTTTTTCAAGTGGTTTTTGGTTTTGAAAATGCACCAATGTCAGCCCTGGAATTACCTGGATTGGTGCCTAGTTTTATGAATATTGATTTTAAAACAACACGTTTTGATTTAGAGTTACATCTCTGGAAATGTTCCCAAGATTTTAGAAGTTTATGGGGTGGGAATTGGGAACACTCTGATGGAATTCGAGGTGTCATCGTATTTAACACTGATTTATTTAAGAAGAACACTATAATTCGTTTTTTGAAACATTTTAAAACTCTTTTAAAAAGTCTTGTGCATCATCCAGAACAATGCATTACAGAAATACCTATTCTCAGTGAAGCTGAACGACACCAGATATTAGTAGAATGGAATAATACTTATATTGAGTATCCTGATGATAAGTGCATTCATCAATTGTTTGAGGATTGGGTTCAAAAAAGTCCCGATGCTATTGCATTAGTATTTGGAGATGTAGAGACGACATACAGGGAATTAAATCAACGCAGCAATCAACTCGCACATTACCTACAACAACGGGGTGTGGGTATAGAAGTTTTAGTAGGGATTTGTGTAGAACGATCTGTAGACGCAATTGTCGGTTTGTTAGCAATTTTGAAAGCAGGGGGAGTTTATGTACCTTTAGACCCTAACTATCCGCAAGAACGTCTCAATTTTATCCTAGAAGATGCAGGAGTTTCCATACTGCTGGTGCAAGAAAATACAAGCAAGCAATTTATGGATTTTTCTCAGCAAATCATTTATCTAGATAAAGATTGGGATAAAGTCTCGCAGGAAAGCACAGATAACCCCAAAATTAAAATTGATAGTGCTTGCTTGGCTTATGCGATTTACACTTCCGGCTCTACAGGTAAACCCAAAGGAGTTGCAGTAACTCACAAAGCTGTCAATCGACTTGTTTGTAACACAAATTATATAACAATAAAGACAATAGATAAAGTAGCTCAAGCATCAACTATGTCCTTTGATGCAGCTACCTTTGAAATTTGGGGAGCATTATTGAACGGGGCTCAACTTGTTTCAATCGACAAACAAACTCTTCTATCATCACGTGAATTTAAAAGACAACTCCAAGAAAAAGAAATTAGTATTTTATTTTTAACGACAGCTTTATTTCAACAAATTGCTAGAGACAACCCACAAGCTTTTGCTTCATTGCGATGTTTGTTATTTGGTGGAGAAACCGTTGATGTCAGATGGGTTGAGAAGGTTTTAAAACAAGGTTCACCCCATCAATTGATCCATGTTTACGGTCCTACAGAGGGGACAACATTTTCTTCTTATTATAATGTAAAAGAATTTCCAGAAACAACTGCTTCTCTACCCATCGGTCGTCCGATCGCAAACACGCAAATATATATTTTAGATACTCGTTTACAACCCGTACCTATTGGTGTTTCGGGTGAGTTATACATTAGCGGTGATGGGTTAGCGCGTGGTTACCTCAAACGCCCGAATCTAACTGCTGAACGCTTTATTCCCAATCCTTTTAAGAATTACGACCAATCTCGCACACCCAAGCAAAAAAATCCCTCTTCCCGAACCCCTATTTTCAAAACAGGTGACTTAGCCCGATATTTACCAGATGGGAATATTGAATTTTTAGGACGTATTGACAATCAAGTGAAAATTCGCGGTTTTCGGATTGAGTTGGGAGAGATTGAAGCTGTTTTAAAACAGCATCCCGGCGTCAGAGACAGTGTAGCGATCGTGCGGGAAGAAGTGAGGGGTGAGAAAGACTTAGTGGCTTATATCATAACCGATAATCAGTATATAGATATTGCCAACCATCCAAAATCCACAGTCTACAATTCACAACTCCACGAACTCCGTCAATTCTTAAAACAAAAGTTGCCACAATACATGGTACCCAAAGCTTGTATTGTATTAGAATCTTTTCCACTAACACCAAATGGCAAAGTGGATCGCAATGCTTTACCTGCACCAAATCAATTGATATTTGATAGAGACGAAGATTATCTAGCGCCAAGGACACCAGTTGAAGAAGTACTAGCAGACATTTGGAATCAGCTTTTAGGGACAGAGAACTTGGGGGTGTGCGATAATTTCTTTGAATTGGGCGGACACTCTTTACTCGCAACTCAGTTAGTTTCTCGAATACGCGATGTCTTGAATGTTGATGTGTCTGTACGTCATTTATTTGAAGCACCAACTGTTGCAGAACTGGCAAAATATATTGAAACTATGCGTTGGGCGATCGCAGGTTCAGATAAAGTAACTACTAGTGAGGGTCGGGAAGAAATCGAATTTTGA
- a CDS encoding cadmium resistance transporter has translation MNWLIGTLITGISVAFATTFDDNIYLTAFFGKVNQIFRPKHVILGEFVGFTLLVIASLPGFLGGLVIPEAWIGLLGILPIIIGISNLMSREDGVEAVQDVSFDFGHSVKSRHRKKSLLATLTDPQTYRVSAVTIANGGNNIGIYVPLFATSDLPSLGVIVCVCYLTVGVWCFLSYNMTRNPLMAPVITRYGRKIFPFVLIWLGFSIMMKSGTFQLIPGLATLFS, from the coding sequence ATGAATTGGCTAATTGGTACATTAATTACAGGGATTTCTGTTGCTTTTGCAACTACCTTTGATGACAACATATACTTGACGGCTTTCTTTGGAAAAGTCAACCAGATCTTTCGTCCCAAGCACGTTATTCTTGGTGAATTTGTTGGATTCACTCTATTAGTGATTGCCAGTCTCCCCGGTTTCTTGGGTGGTTTAGTTATTCCAGAAGCTTGGATTGGATTGCTTGGTATCCTCCCAATTATAATTGGTATCAGTAATCTGATGAGTCGAGAAGATGGAGTAGAGGCTGTACAAGATGTGTCCTTTGACTTTGGTCATTCAGTTAAATCTAGGCATCGGAAAAAATCATTATTAGCAACTTTGACCGATCCTCAAACTTACCGCGTTTCAGCAGTTACCATTGCCAATGGAGGAAACAACATTGGCATTTACGTACCGTTGTTTGCGACTAGCGATCTTCCCAGTCTGGGCGTGATTGTGTGTGTTTGCTACTTGACTGTTGGAGTGTGGTGCTTCCTCTCTTACAACATGACTCGCAATCCTCTGATGGCTCCAGTTATAACCAGATATGGTCGAAAAATCTTTCCATTTGTGTTAATTTGGCTTGGGTTTTCCATCATGATGAAAAGTGGAACATTTCAACTTATACCGGGTCTCGCAACACTTTTCTCTTAA
- a CDS encoding DMT family transporter: MAQPVKHQSYTSHDLLLLLCAGIFWAATLSLFAWSLTQTSVAISVILHNLAPIFTTVTACLLFRQNFDRPFFIGMVIAIGGAIMIEVEELHIAPSQFQGGLAAIGSAILLTAYLLTVEKLRSKFDPMTIQLWICAIASLTIFPILLVTQDGLFPSSVNGWLCVTSLAFLCQVVGQGLITYSLARFSSVIVSLVRLLAPVLGSVYALAIFSERLSFSNCLGFTGVLIGLYLAVSNQVVNNSLMKPNFPLKHKELTLFTKSFP, from the coding sequence ATAGCGCAACCTGTAAAACATCAGTCTTATACGAGTCACGATCTATTGCTACTCCTATGTGCTGGAATTTTTTGGGCTGCCACTTTAAGTTTGTTTGCCTGGTCCCTCACTCAAACAAGTGTGGCTATCTCTGTTATCTTACACAATTTAGCCCCTATCTTTACTACCGTAACAGCTTGTCTGTTGTTTCGTCAGAATTTTGACCGCCCATTTTTCATTGGAATGGTCATTGCTATCGGGGGAGCAATTATGATTGAAGTTGAGGAACTACATATTGCTCCGAGTCAATTCCAAGGAGGCTTAGCAGCAATTGGTTCCGCAATTTTGTTAACCGCATATTTATTAACAGTAGAAAAATTACGGTCTAAATTTGACCCGATGACAATTCAACTGTGGATTTGTGCGATCGCTTCATTAACTATTTTCCCCATACTTTTGGTAACTCAAGATGGGCTTTTTCCGTCTTCAGTTAATGGCTGGCTTTGCGTTACTTCTTTAGCATTTCTCTGTCAAGTTGTAGGACAAGGACTTATAACTTACAGCCTTGCTAGGTTTTCTTCTGTAATTGTGTCCTTGGTACGTCTATTAGCTCCGGTATTAGGTAGTGTTTATGCTCTAGCCATCTTTTCTGAAAGATTAAGTTTCTCTAACTGCTTGGGTTTTACAGGAGTTCTTATCGGTCTGTACTTAGCTGTATCCAACCAAGTTGTTAATAATTCTCTCATGAAGCCGAACTTTCCCCTCAAGCACAAAGAGTTAACTCTTTTCACGAAGAGTTTTCCATAA